The following are encoded together in the Gemmatimonadales bacterium genome:
- the recG gene encoding ATP-dependent DNA helicase RecG: MAALSLETEVKFLKGIGERRAEALARLEIHTARDLLWHLPHRYIDASSVTPIARLQVGSDAAAVGKVISKGTLPTKRGLRIFHAVLRDATGAIECVWPGQAFMDRTIQVGQTLLVAGPVRFYHGRQLAPREFIILAEEEDEGDPLSAGRVLPVYPATQGLSHKIIRGLIARHLDALVGLSAEILPEELRRRFALPPLPEALRAVHQPSSSAEAESGRRRLALDELLDLQLMLGRARHVAKRTRQGVAFEVKRELTTRLKDSLPWPLTEDQRRAIREITADMTAPDRMHRLLMGDVGTGKTLVALFAMLLAVENDYQAALMAPTELLAEQHHATLTRLLTPLGIAPGLLVGRLTAGEKDKVRKQLASGGMRIVVGTHALVQDTVTFQRLGLTVIDEQHRFGVEQRAALMAKGVAPDVLLLSATPIPRSLALTRYGDLDVSVIKERPPGRGSIRTALRSPSQRDKVLDFIHAECQAGRQAYIVLPVIEETEKADLLAAKTMADSLAGRWDDVEVGLVHGQLKAPQRDEIMRAFREGRIQVLVATTVIEVGIDVPNATTMMIEHPERFGLAQLHQLRGRVGRGGQQSHCILIVRVPTDRLKSFAATDDGFRIAELDLEERRQGDILGERQSGSAEIRVARFPEDTDLLGQARELAQTIIDADPGLEQPKHRALRERALARYPKADVLFRVG, translated from the coding sequence CGGCGGCAGTCGGCAAAGTCATTTCCAAGGGCACCCTGCCGACCAAGCGCGGTCTGCGGATCTTTCACGCCGTGCTGCGTGACGCCACCGGCGCCATCGAATGTGTCTGGCCGGGCCAGGCGTTCATGGATCGAACGATTCAGGTCGGGCAAACCCTGCTCGTGGCCGGCCCGGTCCGCTTCTACCATGGCCGCCAGCTGGCCCCCCGTGAGTTCATCATTCTGGCAGAAGAGGAAGACGAGGGCGATCCGCTCTCGGCCGGCCGGGTGCTGCCGGTATATCCGGCGACGCAGGGGCTCAGTCACAAGATCATTCGCGGCCTGATTGCCCGGCATCTTGACGCGCTGGTGGGGCTCTCGGCGGAAATCCTGCCCGAGGAGCTGCGGCGACGGTTTGCGCTGCCGCCGCTGCCCGAGGCGCTGCGTGCGGTGCACCAGCCGTCGTCAAGCGCCGAGGCGGAGTCGGGTCGTCGTCGCCTTGCCCTCGATGAGTTGCTCGACCTCCAGCTCATGCTTGGCCGAGCCCGCCACGTCGCCAAGCGAACCAGGCAGGGTGTGGCGTTCGAAGTCAAACGGGAACTCACCACGCGGCTCAAGGACAGCCTGCCGTGGCCGCTGACCGAGGATCAGCGCCGGGCCATCCGCGAGATTACTGCGGACATGACCGCTCCCGATCGGATGCACCGCCTGCTGATGGGAGATGTCGGCACGGGCAAGACACTGGTCGCTCTGTTTGCGATGCTGCTGGCGGTCGAGAACGACTACCAGGCGGCGTTGATGGCGCCGACCGAGTTGCTGGCTGAGCAGCACCACGCGACGCTGACCCGGCTGCTCACCCCGCTGGGGATTGCGCCTGGGCTGCTGGTCGGCCGGCTCACGGCCGGCGAGAAAGACAAGGTGCGCAAGCAGCTCGCGTCTGGGGGAATGCGGATCGTAGTTGGTACGCATGCGTTGGTTCAGGACACCGTCACCTTCCAGCGGCTTGGCCTCACGGTCATCGACGAGCAGCATCGGTTCGGGGTGGAGCAGCGTGCGGCCTTGATGGCCAAGGGTGTGGCACCCGACGTGCTCCTCCTGTCCGCCACGCCGATTCCGCGCTCGCTGGCGCTGACGCGATATGGTGACCTCGACGTCAGCGTCATCAAAGAGCGCCCTCCGGGGCGTGGCTCCATCCGAACGGCCCTTCGTTCACCCAGCCAGCGAGACAAGGTACTCGACTTCATCCATGCGGAGTGTCAGGCCGGGCGTCAGGCGTACATCGTCCTGCCGGTCATCGAAGAGACCGAGAAGGCCGATCTGCTGGCTGCGAAGACCATGGCCGACTCCCTGGCCGGGCGCTGGGACGATGTCGAGGTCGGTCTGGTCCACGGTCAGCTCAAGGCGCCCCAGCGCGATGAAATCATGCGGGCGTTTCGCGAGGGCCGAATTCAGGTGCTGGTGGCCACCACCGTCATCGAAGTCGGCATCGATGTGCCGAATGCGACGACCATGATGATCGAGCATCCCGAGCGTTTCGGGCTGGCGCAACTGCATCAGTTGCGGGGCCGAGTCGGTCGCGGTGGGCAGCAGAGCCACTGCATCCTGATCGTGCGGGTTCCGACCGACCGGCTCAAGTCGTTCGCCGCGACCGATGACGGTTTTCGGATTGCCGAACTCGATCTGGAGGAGCGGCGGCAGGGTGACATTCTGGGTGAGCGACAATCCGGTAGCGCGGAGATCCGGGTGGCGCGATTTCCGGAGGACACCGACCTGTTGGGTCAGGCGCGAGAACTGGCTCAGACCATCATCGACGCCGATCCAGGGCTCGAGCAGCCGAAGCACCGCGCGCTGCGGGAACGCGCATTGGCTCGATACCCGAAAGCGGACGTGCTGTTTCGAGTCGGTTGA